The Anabas testudineus chromosome 1, fAnaTes1.2, whole genome shotgun sequence genomic sequence AAGAGCTGGACCTTTGGTTTAACAGTTTACTTAAGTCTCTAAGTAGTGTTGAGCCTAATGAGTTAGAGCCAGCTGAGACATTTAGTGGATAACCTCCTCTATTTGTGTTGGGTAATTTTACACTTTAGTGTAATGGAATTGAAGTAAGTGTGTGTGGATctgactgtgtgcatgttgaGTTGTGTATGGCGTCACAGCATTCTGTGAGCAGACAGCAAAGAGTCCAGTTACTTCACTGTAGACGGGAGCATACAGGCGGTACATGTGTTGGGTGTGTCTTCAAACCTTGCACACAAcagtgtctgtttctcttgtttAAACCCCTTGATCTCTTTCGCATGAATACGAATAGAGCAACATCCAGACCAGAATtacacttttcttttcaatttgtgcttttgtctgtCCTGTTTCCTTTTGAATATTCAGTGGGGCATCATAGCTCATTGTGCTTTACCCAGCTACACCTGCATCTTGTGTAGGAATAATGTAAACTGCAGGTTTGCTATTTTTTTTAGTATGCTTCAAAACTGAACACATATTAAAAGGTATTTGGAGCTGCTGGTCAGTCTTTGTACCTTAATTCTGTGAAAATACATGCTATGCATTCTGTGACAACAGACTTAGAAAATTTGCCCTATCAGTTAATTGATCGTTATAAATTGTATGAATTCATGTTGTGATTTGAAAAACTTCTTCTTGACTGTGCAGTAGATTTGACATGGTTTGCTCTTTAGAGCAACTTGATTTTGCAAAAAGTTAATATATTTGTGGTGAAACTTTACTtaaatttgtacatttaattaagaaaatagtGTCATTGTTAATAGTATTTTAATTATGATTCTAAATTAATTTGCAGTGCAAATAAAAAGATGATTCGTTTAGAAACAATGAGATCTGTTGTGGAGAAAAGTcataggaaataaaaaaacaaacatccacttTATCCAAAGAAACATATCAAAGCGATTTTTCTTAGCATCAACAAGTTCAAACTGAGTGAAATGAGCTTCTGCCTCCTGCCATAGAGTTGGTTCTtgaacaaatttaaaaaagattttataaaaacacacattttacttatttgattattaatttTAGCACATTTACATACCATTATGAACTTCTGTGAAGAAttacataaaggaaaaaaattgTTATCTTCATATTGTTAGTTACTAGTATGACCTATCTGTGAATAATAATGTAACTAATGCACTTGGTTTTTGTCACTAATACAGTGATAAATAGCTGTAAAGGTGACAGCAGGAGCACTATGTGGACTTGACAATATAAAAGGAAACTTTTGCCCAAAGATGCACTGTAACATTGATAtacattgttttaaaacatcCTTCCAGATGTGCTAAAACAAACCCTCAGACTTTGATGTTAAACATGGAAAACTGACTTTTAAAGCTTGCTTTTGTATAAAGAAAAAGGCTTACATGTATGTGAGATGGTTTGAGATAAGTGTAGATAAGTATGTGAATGCTTAAAGTAAAGGGGCACATGTTTAAGTGATATTGTTTAATGGTTGTACAGTCATAAAatgccactgtatatgttttctGGCTGATCTTGGCTGCCCCAGAAAATGACAGAGGTCAAGATGATAATTAATAGAAGAGATATGTTGAAAGGAGAAGTaagtgctgtgttttcacttacAAGCTTGAAAGTAATGAATATGATGAATAAGTGTAATGTAGACTGACAGGCCTACTTGTTTGCAATAAATTCAAAATGCAAGCTACTGAATTTTGTGTGTCCCTTAATTTGAATTGCTTTAGATtccaataataaaacatcaaaaacaccAAAAGACAATTGGGATTAAATCATGTTATGTTGCTGTGTTCCCTTGTAAAGATTTCAGTATAGTACCAGTATTCATAATCCTGCATCGCTCACTACTCATGCACTGGTTGATATTCTTCAATTGTTCTGTACGTACATTAgtacatatttttattctgaataTATTCTGATTTTGaatcttattttcttttatctccCTGATCTACTTAATGTTGTTCCTTGCAGGTTCATAAATACTGTAGTTAAGATAAAGTTTCAATTGCAAAAAGATACAAAAAGTAAATGGCATGGGTCAAAGGCAATCGACCAGATTTATGCCAGCAGAAGTACATATTTGGCATCTGCCAGCGTGCAAGGCTAGCTTTCTGGTGACACTGAAACATCACCCGGGTCGAGGCTTAAGTTTAACCTGACAGTTTGCTGCAGTGTTTACTTGGTTGCCGTGGATGCAGTGAGACTGGCAGACACTGGTTTGCCCCCAGCTGCTCTCGGTGGGTTCTGAAGAATCTACATTAAGGACCAGTTGTTGTGTTTGGATGCCAACAGGAGCTCTGATGTCACAGCTGCGACACAAGAAGAGCTGAGATTTATTGCCTCACCTGGATCAACAAGTGTGTGTTGTATCTGCTGTAGGCTCCGAAGGTTCTTATTACACAAACTATGAATGCAAATGGGCTCTGTAGGGGTTTACTTCAACAAAGAGGTTTAACCTAGGTACAGGTTCAAATTTAGGAGTTTCCCATATAGAAAATgatctgaaagacaaaaagCTCTACACTGGATCACTGGTTGTCCCTCAAGCTTCTAAAAGGCTGTACCTAgacacatctgtgtttatattgTTGCTAGTTTGAAGTAACGCGGTACTAGTAAGTAAAATTGAAGCTGGTTGCAATACTTTTTTGACATTTCAAACTATTGTGCTTGACATATAACacaatctgctgctgcatctagaaatgcaacctgaaaaTCCCTAACCAGGAGCAAGCCATACATCAAACCTGTGCAGAAATTCAGCTGAGTTCTCTGAACCCAAGCTCCTGTAAGATGGTCCAAAAGACATAAATACGGTATGTTCTGTGGTCAGATAATGCTTCACCttgtttacagaaaaaaatcaatggATGAGAAGAAGCATCTGGACTGTTATCGATGAAAGATTCTGTGACGGTGTGGGTGCCCATCAGCATGCGTGAAGAGGAACCATCTTCACGCATCAAGGTTTaagtaaattaacaaattacaaattatacattttattgcattttagaaaaggTTTTATGGAAATGTACATGAACAACTtccatttttaaagaaaagttaAGGAATTTTCAGAACCAGTTTACGTCTATAAATAGCTACTGTGATATTTCATTCATaaccacaaatgtcaaactgGTGGTGGCATTAAAAGTATGGTGATTGTCTAAGTCCTTGGATCCGTCCTCTGGTAACCATGAATGTCTGCACAAAATGTCATAGCAATCCATCTAATAGTTGAGATTTGTCAGTCTGAAATGAAGTAGTGGATTGAAACTGATTGACAGACTGAGTACTGCAGATTATTGTTCCTCATGGtgcacatttacaaaaacattctGTTGGGCCAAGTAACACTGCTTTCATTTCAGCCATATCACAATGTATGTGATATTCTGCAGTTTTTCCTAAAATACCTTTGAGTACCATTTCCTCAGTCCCCCTTTCTGCTTTCTTTATATTGTATTGTGTATTAAAAGTGGATTATGAAGTTGGAAAAGTGAGAAATTTCCTCAGGCTCCAAACTTTAAGGGCCTGTCAGAGTAGCAGCTGACTATGTGGCCATTACTTGGTGTTAATTTCCTTTAATGCTAATTTCTGTGGGAAAACACTGTACTACATTAGTACAGTATTACATATACTTTTATGTCTTGTCTTGTGCTAGTTGTCAAATTTACATGATGCGTAATcccatgtaaatgtaaatgagtttCATGAAATTACCAAAAACTAGATGAAACATCATGAACCTGGGGTACTATTACAGAAAGTATTACACAGACTCTAGACCCAATATTACAAATAAGTCACGTGTTCTGTACTTATGTGGGATACAGAACTGTTTTGTTTAGTACTCCTTGAGACAAATACACTTTCTTTGACAAGTACAATTGACAGACACATACAATTGTCCTTTTAAATGCAAAAGGGACAATACAGCCTTGTTGTACATATTAACCAAAGGGTTTTACTGAATCTAAATCTataacacatgaacaaacacaaatgttacCAGTGAAGTGTGCAGTGTTTATTGTCAACAAATTACAAATCTAACAAATTGATCCCTAAATGTGGACGCACAAGTTCAGAGTAGTTTAAATGTCTTTACACTAGCCACACATTTATACAGAAATTACAGCAACATACCAAAAAAATATATCCCAAGGTTCACTTTTCAACTCCAGTTGTGCAACTACAGTGTAAAGACAAGGTACGCACTTCGTGGAagcaattataaaaaaaattaaccaagttaattgtaaaaacaatttaattgaTGAATGTCATTACTTTGGTCCATAAGTTATTTCAAGTGTGTCAAGTTGTCATACagttacataaaataatacacTGCTCCTCCAtagtaaacacatttaattaagaaaaaagaaagaaagaagggacTGTTCATAGGAAGGAGCGTTTCTATTCATGGGAAAATATATCCACTGTGTCCAGTGTGATATGTACATCTATGTCTTTACTGTATTTGCTAGGGAAAATTACAGTTTCCATGCTTAGTatcattcaaataaaacatacatcCTGTATGTATGTGCccatcataaatacattttcaacaaaAGTCATAAAAAGACAATGCAAAAATTCCTGATTTCAAACAAAATGCCAAATTTAATTGACTTAAATACTCACAGGAATGTAAACATTGCAtaagttgttaaaaaaaaaaaaaaaaacatgcaccacttttctcttttacacTGTTTGAGGTGTTATAGCTGTCCCTGAATGCAATGAACCCTCCTGAGTTACAACAACCTGCCAGCAAGAATGAAGACTCGCTCCTGCGTAGTTCACAGTATCTCTACCAGCTAGAGTCAAAAACCCTCTTGCACATGTTTGAGTTCTCCTGGTGAAGAGGGAATTCAGAGCCGGGAATGAGCTGCTTCCTGCTCTTACGCGACACAGCGCTCTTTCCTGATGGCAGGCTTTCGTACTTGGTCACATATTCCCTGCACgcagaagacaaagaagaagaaaatcagcTTATATGTGAGCTTGTTCAGTTATAGAACACAAAAGGTGGTGAATCGTGATAGTACCTGATGGGGAAGGTAGTTTTGTCCATCTGTATGCACACTAGGAAAGGATATTCAGAGAACTGCACAGTAGTGATGAAGTCCAGCGATGCCTCTGTTTCAAAGCTGACCTCCACACCTGCTCTCATGAAGTCCATGTCCACAGTGATGTTCCCGGTGACCACCAGCGCTCCCCtgaaacaaaagtgaaaatccAATCAAAATGGGATCAACAGAGaaagaattaaaacatgtcatctgagaataaaaaaaaatatatatatatataaatctgaGTTATTACAGTGagtgttcagtgttgtttcttAGGTCTCACAGTCACttagcaaaagaaaaagaggatgctaatgctaacaacAGGAGTTTAACTACCATGCAAGAACTTTTCCTCATGTTTCAGATCCAAGTCTGTGCCAACCACTTGAAAATCAATGCTGTGCAACTCTGCCCGTGGAGATATGGCTTGGCAAAGACGGCAGAGTGGTTTGTTCTGCTTCTATAGATAGCCTGCCATGCTATTATCAGAGTGGAAGAGGTACAGCTATGCTGATCCATTCACCTGCCCCTGCCATTTCCCTGTGCGCCCAAATCAAAGATCATAAAATGATCATAAAATACAACTCGTACAACCACAGTAGTAGTTGAAAAGCACAACAAATAGTCAAAACAGGCGTGCAGAAGCTCTTTGTTCTGtcttaatatatatttttgttgcttTCCTGTTCcaagttctgtttttgtttgtttgtttgtttgttttttaatttttaattttaagaacTTCCAACATTTTCGTTCTGAAATGATCTAATTTCTCGAAACCATCAtcaaatgcattaaaaatcagtaattaaaaaatTTCTGTCAGGTTTTAGTAATTTTTGATGCTGTTACAGACGTAAGATGGATTGGTCTGTAATCTAGTCTGTATTGCAGGTTGAATCTGTTTCATCACCAGATGCCGTGAACTGACCGACCACAGCATGTCGATGCGCCCCACTTTCAGCAGCTAGTGTTGCattgtaatgttttaaaatagagAAGCAGACAGGGCGGACGTCATATGAGCAGAAACCTAGAAATGTGACAGGCGTGAGACACAATACTGGATTACATCCAACGTGCCAGTGGAACAAATGAATCAGACCACGCTTATAGCTCCTTTAAAGTTCACACGAATCCAACATCAACAGACGTCTATTATTAGGAGTGCGGTGGCGTGGTTCGAGCATCTAAAACAACTTTCCTTTCGGTCACAAAGGTTGTTTTCTTTGACCTGTCTGTCACAAGGGCCTCTGACCTGCAAGTGTGTtacatcatactgtacattcagtacTTTACAAAGCGAGATAGTTTATCACTCCACAGTTGTACTTCAGGCTGTGACCTAAAGGCTTGACATGACATAAACACGTGAAACAGCTGTTATTTTCTATTGTGTGGACTGTACCTGTTGTTGATGCTGGTTTTGGACTCTCTGTACCACAGACTTATCTCCATGCCTCCAGAAATGTCAATGGCTAACCCTCCCTGGAACTCTGCACTTGCCTTCAGACCAGACTGCAGCTGGATGACCTGCAGGACCACAGATGAGAAAAGACACATTGTTCTCTCAATACATGTTGCAAACGTGACTCATTTCTACAAGCTGTCACTGTTTTTCCTTGTGAGCGAGCTTTTAATGTGCTACTCAGAAGAAACGCCTTACCTCAGAATGATCCGTCAGCAGGATGAGACCCTTCACTACATTAATGGGATCCCCGGACATGGAGAAGATTTTGGACATGAGGTCACTGTAGCCCTTGAAGAAGGTGACAGGCCTGAGCTGGACATCGAACAGCAGAGCTGACATCCCAGCAAACGACTCCAGgtcttcctctccttcatcAGGTGTGGCGGCAATTAGGGTCTCCAGACCCTGGGCCTCAATAGCAACCtagaagacagaaagagtaTACAAGTCAGACACTTTATGTGATCTCCTATTTGACCTATCAGTCATATATagagttgttgtttcttcacctGTAGTCCATGCAGCACTGCTCCATTACTAGCACCATAAATATTCATGACACTTCTTCTCATGACTCCAGAGCCTGAATACAAGATGTCCAAACTATACGTGGAGGTCACATCAGCAGATTCTGTAGGGAGTGGATTtatggtttattatttatttatttatgtattagtTGTTATCCATAAGGGCTAAATGGGCATGCTTCTTTCTGTGCAGTGAGATGATGGTAAATTACTTACGGGCCATGAATCCTGAGAATGAAGATGATGAACCAATTTTTGCAAAGCGTTCGTAGTTATGGGAAATCATGTCCTTCATAGCTTGGCGTAAGACTTTGctgtaaaatgcagaaaactggTTTATAGCACAGGAGAATGTATTTAAGTATAATGAGTATCAGCGTAAATAAGTATCAGTGTAAATCCTTTGAGTAAGTGTTGTCAGTCAGGCCTTTTCTGTTGAGAAGTCAATTGAATGCCTGATAACTCACCTGGCAGGCATCTGGAAGCGGATGACGTCCTGGATCTTAGACACcatgtatttgttcatttcatgGGGCAAGTTGCCGATAGATAGAAGTAGATTCTTGACTTCCATGTATGAGGGGTTGCTACTGAGGATGACGTCAGCGGCAGCAGCTCTCACGTTTTTCTCATAGATCCGTCGATTCTGGTGGTAAACCCTGTTCACTGTCCGTTTCACCTGAAATAACAGAGGAAATTTTAATTGCAGTTACATGCTAATGATACCTAGATATAGTGAATATAACAATATAGGAAAATGTTATGTTGTGTACCTCGTCAGTGATGAGACTGATGTCATATCTCTGCAGGGCAGTGAGGGCGATAGTGTTGTAAACTCCCACCTCTGACTCTGCATATTTGATAAACACAGGAATGGCCTCGGGAAGCAGTGAGTTTTTCAGAGCCAAAAGATACATCTGAACCTCAGATTCAACCTGTGTGCTGTCAGGACCGTCTAAAATCATCTTCTTCACCTGCACCACTGTCTGATAGGTAGACATACAGGAGACAAGCAtcagtcagctgctgctgctcattcaTTTACTCCACAGAATAACATTCAGTTTCTGGTGTATGTACACACAGCTTAGCTGAGATCTTCTTGGAGGCTTACCGGTAAGTTGCACCCTCCTTTCTGACACAGTTTGTTGACCAGGGCTCCCATAATGATCACCACAGACTCTCTGATGTCAGTGCTGCCAATCTTTCCCTTAGAAATATCCTGAAATGGCAGCACACCTCAATACAATTTGCAATAGTGTGTTTATATGTCCATACATGTCCTACACTCCTCTATATATGCAAGTAAATGTGGCAGTTCTGTCATTAACAAGAACACAGCACTCACCAGCAGAGCCTGGAGCATTTTCTCATTGGGATGTGAAGCAAAGCCACATGCATAAAGGAACCTCTCCTGCAGAATCAAACCTTTGGCATCAGTGAAGTTAAGGAATTCAAGTATGGCATCCAGAGACGCCACGGTCTGGGCAGAGGTCACAGCGTCCACCACCTGAGGTCTGATGGCAGAAGACATGAGATTAAGTTGATGCTCTGGGTTTCTGACATTCTCAAATTTAGATGATCTAATTCAAAGAACAAGCAGAGGAGTGGTGTCAGAAGGCAGTAAATAAGATGTAGGAAAAGAGGAGGAGCCTGTTTACAGAGATGTCTTGCTGGCGCTCTTCAGCACTTTGAGGATCTCGTCCTTGGACGCCTTCCTAATGCTCTGGACGAGGGCCAGAAAGCTGCGGGGAGCCGTGGCTTTGGACAGGCTCTCTGGCTCCAGCTGCTTCTGTTGAGTCTGCCAATGGTCAAAAAGCTAATAGGGAGAGCACAGGGGAGAAGGGATTAGAAGACAGATCGTCTTCCGTCAATTACGGTACAAAAATATCCAGTATCCGTTTACTtgtgcagtttttatttaagaatCAGTTTGTAACAATGTGTACAACTCATCTTGGACCTTCGTCATACTCGGAAGAAGGTCTGAAGACACTGAAATGTAAGATGCTGGCACACGATATACTTTGCTAACCAGCAAGTTATAATGACTTGTACAAATTCAAAAATAGTAGCTGTTAAGAGATCATTTGTGGGCGCTGGCAAGAACGGCGTGATAGTGTCCTGTAGCTGTAGCTTTTCACCATCTGCTGAACGGGTCAATCTGTGGTTCCTCACAAGAAAATGTCCACGGACAGACCGCCGCCACATTGTATGTAACATGATGgcaactgtgtttgtgttccgGCATATAAGTGAATATTTAGTGTATGAGAGTGAACAGCTACTCACTGATGGACAGCCTTTGCACTGGGATTTGACCTTCTCAGCCACGATACCAACAGCTGCCAGTTTGGCATCAACTGACTTGACAACACCAGCGACATCTTTCCCAGCGGCCTCCAGGGGTCCAGCCTCTGTTCCCACCAATGTGAGAGTTTGCCTGGGCATtgcaaaaatagaaaattaaagtGTGCACTTATTAGACATGGAACCGCACATTGCTTTAATGTTAAGCTAATTACCTGGACTGAACTTTAGCTGCAGCAGATCTGCGAGCATTAACAGCCAGTGAGTGTATTTCTTCAGCCACAGCTGAGCGGATGAAACCATCCTCAAGTGTGAACACTGTAACAGAACTGGACTTCTTGCTCACACCCAGTGTCTGAAGAGGGGGACATTGAGATGTGTTGTAATTAAAGATTCAGTACTGTTCACATTTCAGCGTAGTGAGAAGGCCCGTGTGCTAACTAACCTGACTATGTGTGGTGAAGCCAGTCTCTTCGGTCTTACACGTCTCCAGGAGCTTGGTTCTGGTCACTTGACCTTTTACTGCCTTGTACTCGACTGTGCACCTTCCAGACACGTCGTTCTGTTTAAAGACAGACGTCaagaatatttatatttgttacaCGGGTTAATAAACAAAAGATgataaaagaaatgtgattaTAAATATTATGATGTTCACCTCTATAACCTTCCCAGTGTTTAGCTGTAATTGCAGTAAGCTGGCCAGCCCTCGCTTTAGGTTCTTGATAGTTGCAGGTTCGGCCCAGTAGGAATAAAATCCTTTCGCCTGGAACATGTGAGAAAATAAACCAACGTGTGAAACTGAATGTCATGCGTTCAAACAATGGATATTAAATTACTTTGACCTGTAGCTAAAACAGCAACTGAGGCAAGCGACCTACGTGCTGAACCTCACAAAGGCTTTCAGGGTGTCAGTTTTCTTTCGCACACATGTGCATCGTAGTGACATCATAGGctatttacattacatacaaaaataaaataagttctTTAAAGTGCAGATCAAAAACAAAGTACAAATACTTTGGTGTTAGCACTTTAGCATTAAAGGAGAATCAATCCCAACCTTGCATGTTATAATTTACTGTCTGGCCAACAGTGGATTTATTTAGGCTGATGAACATATTTAATGGTTACAGTTATTTTGGtaatgatatactgtattaacTTGTACTGATTTTATGCTTTAAATAGTTTCTAATTACCTTAAACTTATCTTTAATTTCTATAAACTACCATTTTCACTTACTGCTGAAATATATTCAGAGCCATACTACTGCCTCAGTCAGGCTTTACAGTAGATTCACTTTGACCTGCACGAAGAACTTCTGAATGACACGTTAACCTAGTTTACTCTTATcagattttatttgcttttaagtCATAATGGATCCCAGTCCACTCAAATGGCATCTTAGGTTGAACCAATCCTGATAAATATTGTATCACACCACAGATTTCTCCAATGAGACTTCAGTCCAGTTCAATAATGGACTCTGTGTCCTGCCCTGGAGTGTAGAAAGCAGAAGATTACATCATCCTACAGTGTCtcctatacagtatgtaatttaTTTGTGGCGCTCAACCACAATATCAGATAGGACCACCATAAATAGACTGCTACTCTGTATTTTTCCTGCCACAGCCTGCCACCAGTATAAATAACCTAACAACACCAGGGGAGACACTGCTCTAtcctctttcacacacactaatgGCTCATTCGTCCACGACAACCTTTTAGCCAAGGTTTGAAAAGCTTGAGTGGCACTTATAAGTATATCTTAATATGCTAAAATATGTCTACACACCACTAAAGTATTGTGTTAAAGTGCATTTCCAATTATGCACCGGGAATCTTGGTATAAGTTTCCAAAACAGCATCATTCAAAAAGTATTTCTTCATATTTctatgatatttatttatttattaacagtaTTTTTGGCTGACGTTGATCCATTTCATTCTATAATAACGCAGCTATAAATGTTGTAATCTATTGCTAA encodes the following:
- the mttp gene encoding microsomal triglyceride transfer protein large subunit is translated as MLTLVVFLLCTASSFSASTKGGAAAGPRLNNNQLYKFSYTTEVLVDRTKGSKEGSAGYRISSDVHVNLVWRDPSSKDDQLIKLVISNVRIESASPRSDKKNVLRGSTAESLLGKPKLAALTKPFLVHLKNGKAKGFYSYWAEPATIKNLKRGLASLLQLQLNTGKVIENDVSGRCTVEYKAVKGQVTRTKLLETCKTEETGFTTHSQTLGVSKKSSSVTVFTLEDGFIRSAVAEEIHSLAVNARRSAAAKVQSRQTLTLVGTEAGPLEAAGKDVAGVVKSVDAKLAAVGIVAEKVKSQCKGCPSLFDHWQTQQKQLEPESLSKATAPRSFLALVQSIRKASKDEILKVLKSASKTSLPQVVDAVTSAQTVASLDAILEFLNFTDAKGLILQERFLYACGFASHPNEKMLQALLDISKGKIGSTDIRESVVIIMGALVNKLCQKGGCNLPTVVQVKKMILDGPDSTQVESEVQMYLLALKNSLLPEAIPVFIKYAESEVGVYNTIALTALQRYDISLITDEVKRTVNRVYHQNRRIYEKNVRAAAADVILSSNPSYMEVKNLLLSIGNLPHEMNKYMVSKIQDVIRFQMPASKVLRQAMKDMISHNYERFAKIGSSSSFSGFMAQSADVTSTYSLDILYSGSGVMRRSVMNIYGASNGAVLHGLQVAIEAQGLETLIAATPDEGEEDLESFAGMSALLFDVQLRPVTFFKGYSDLMSKIFSMSGDPINVVKGLILLTDHSEVIQLQSGLKASAEFQGGLAIDISGGMEISLWYRESKTSINNRGALVVTGNITVDMDFMRAGVEVSFETEASLDFITTVQFSEYPFLVCIQMDKTTFPIREYVTKYESLPSGKSAVSRKSRKQLIPGSEFPLHQENSNMCKRVFDSSW